Proteins from a genomic interval of Arachis hypogaea cultivar Tifrunner chromosome 10, arahy.Tifrunner.gnm2.J5K5, whole genome shotgun sequence:
- the LOC112715640 gene encoding uncharacterized protein isoform X1 — protein sequence MASFTLRLTPSSASSINKPILASFSSHLNPQRASFPFSNNHNPLNLQTLHHHHHHHHHHLFPAIRPFLQQTRAATPVTKDLWENLILNSETPVLVEFYANWCGPCKMVHRVMDEIEIEYAGKLKCFKVNTDTDMEIADDYEIKAVPVVLLFKNGEKCDSVIGTMPKEFYVAAIERVLKS from the exons ATGGCTTCCTTCACCCTCAGACTCACCCCTTCTTCTGCCTCTTCCATTAACAAACCTATACTCGCTTCTTTTTCTTCCCACCTTAACCCACAACGCGCCTCATTCCCTTTCTCCAACAACCACAACCCCCTAAACCTTCAAACcctgcatcatcatcatcatcatcatcatcatcatcttttccCCGCGATTCGCCCGTTCCTTCAACAAACCAGAG CAGCTACACCAGTAACAAAAGACCTGTGGGAAAATTTGATTCTGAACAGTGAAACCCCAGTCCTTGTTGAATTCTATGCAAATTGGTGTGGCCCGTGCAAGATGGTACACCGGGTGATGGATGAGATCGAAATCGAGTATGCTGGGAAACTCAAGTGCTTCAAGGTGAACACAGACACTGATATGGAAATTGCTGATGACTACGAAATTAAGGCTGTACCAGTGGTTCTGCTGTTTAAAAATGGCGAGAAATGTGATTCTGTAATTGGCACCATGCCAAAGGAGTTTTATGTGGCTGCCATTGAGAGGGTGCTCAAGTCTTAA
- the LOC112715640 gene encoding thioredoxin M3, chloroplastic isoform X2 — translation MASFTLRLTPSSASSINKPILASFSSHLNPQRASFPFSNNHNPLNLQTLHHHHHHHHHHLFPAIRPFLQQTRATPVTKDLWENLILNSETPVLVEFYANWCGPCKMVHRVMDEIEIEYAGKLKCFKVNTDTDMEIADDYEIKAVPVVLLFKNGEKCDSVIGTMPKEFYVAAIERVLKS, via the exons ATGGCTTCCTTCACCCTCAGACTCACCCCTTCTTCTGCCTCTTCCATTAACAAACCTATACTCGCTTCTTTTTCTTCCCACCTTAACCCACAACGCGCCTCATTCCCTTTCTCCAACAACCACAACCCCCTAAACCTTCAAACcctgcatcatcatcatcatcatcatcatcatcatcttttccCCGCGATTCGCCCGTTCCTTCAACAAACCAGAG CTACACCAGTAACAAAAGACCTGTGGGAAAATTTGATTCTGAACAGTGAAACCCCAGTCCTTGTTGAATTCTATGCAAATTGGTGTGGCCCGTGCAAGATGGTACACCGGGTGATGGATGAGATCGAAATCGAGTATGCTGGGAAACTCAAGTGCTTCAAGGTGAACACAGACACTGATATGGAAATTGCTGATGACTACGAAATTAAGGCTGTACCAGTGGTTCTGCTGTTTAAAAATGGCGAGAAATGTGATTCTGTAATTGGCACCATGCCAAAGGAGTTTTATGTGGCTGCCATTGAGAGGGTGCTCAAGTCTTAA